In one window of Mesorhizobium sp. B2-1-1 DNA:
- a CDS encoding transporter substrate-binding domain-containing protein codes for MRSALKLCTSTLLAASLSLAVASIATASDLLDRIKAKGEITIASEARYPPFEYVENGKIVGYGVDLFEEVMKALPDVKVNRLDLPFQGLLPGLQTEKFDAIITSVTVNKQRYDTYRLSLPIADASFSYVKRKGDAALNTPEDLSGKNVGTQAGSAQLKGTEAFSENLKAKGLAPIANIQTYVDFNEAYADLAAGRTDAVVNSLPNLLYLQTQRGDVFETIRTTFGDPTYFSWAFRKDDDSKALADFIDDQFRKLAADGTMAKLQEKWFGFTMKLPTDALPEPKS; via the coding sequence ATGCGATCCGCTTTGAAACTGTGCACTTCGACGCTGTTGGCCGCGTCGCTCTCGCTCGCCGTGGCGAGCATTGCCACCGCCTCCGATCTTCTGGATCGGATCAAGGCAAAGGGGGAAATCACCATCGCGTCCGAGGCCCGCTACCCGCCGTTCGAATATGTCGAAAACGGCAAGATCGTAGGCTACGGAGTTGACCTCTTCGAAGAAGTCATGAAGGCGCTGCCGGACGTGAAGGTGAACCGGCTCGACCTGCCGTTCCAGGGCTTGCTGCCCGGTTTGCAGACGGAGAAGTTCGATGCCATCATAACCTCCGTCACCGTTAACAAACAGCGCTACGATACCTACAGGCTGTCTCTGCCAATCGCCGACGCGTCGTTCTCCTACGTCAAGCGCAAAGGCGACGCCGCCTTGAACACGCCCGAAGACCTGAGCGGCAAAAATGTCGGCACGCAGGCCGGCTCGGCACAGCTCAAGGGCACCGAGGCTTTTTCCGAGAATTTAAAGGCAAAAGGCCTGGCGCCGATCGCCAACATCCAGACCTATGTCGACTTCAATGAAGCCTATGCCGATCTCGCTGCCGGGCGCACGGATGCCGTCGTGAATTCCCTGCCCAATCTGCTCTACCTGCAGACGCAGCGCGGCGACGTCTTCGAAACCATCCGCACAACGTTCGGGGACCCGACCTATTTCAGCTGGGCCTTCCGCAAGGACGACGACAGCAAGGCGCTTGCCGACTTCATCGATGACCAGTTCCGCAAGCTCGCCGCCGATGGAACCATGGCCAAACTTCAGGAAAAGTGGTTCGGCTTCACCATGAAACTGCCGACGGACGCTCTGCCCGAACCCAAGAGCTGA
- the speB gene encoding agmatinase, with protein MSGHGYEGGRLDLPFVGLSTFGKRPICLDWDKIDADVAVLGVPFDMGTQYRSGARFGPRAIREASTLFSFGHAGAYDHEDDQIYLPLDKVRIVDIGDADIVHTDTVASHANTEMAVRKILERGALPVVLGGDHAINIPCVRAFSEHGPIHIVQIDAHLDFVDVRHGVREGHGNPMRRAAEQSHVSGLSQIGIRNVSSTARDGYEDARQRGSTILSVRQARKLGVEGVLATIPEGVRYYVTIDIDGFDPSIAPGTGTPSHGGFLYYEVMEMLRGLVKRGDVVGIDLVEVAPAYDPSGITGFLAAQVLLNFLGYIFVEHEARGR; from the coding sequence ATGTCTGGACACGGGTATGAGGGTGGGCGGCTCGATCTCCCCTTCGTTGGGCTTAGCACCTTCGGTAAACGGCCGATCTGCCTTGATTGGGACAAGATCGACGCGGATGTCGCCGTGCTGGGTGTGCCCTTCGACATGGGGACCCAGTACCGCTCCGGTGCACGTTTCGGCCCCCGCGCCATCCGCGAGGCCTCGACGCTGTTTTCCTTCGGTCATGCCGGCGCTTACGACCATGAGGACGACCAGATCTATCTGCCGCTCGACAAGGTGCGGATCGTCGATATAGGCGACGCAGATATCGTGCATACCGATACCGTGGCCAGCCACGCGAATACGGAAATGGCGGTCCGCAAGATTCTTGAACGCGGAGCGCTGCCCGTCGTTCTGGGCGGCGACCATGCCATCAACATTCCCTGCGTCAGGGCGTTCAGCGAACATGGCCCCATTCACATCGTGCAGATCGATGCGCATCTCGACTTTGTCGACGTGCGTCATGGCGTGCGCGAAGGACACGGCAATCCGATGCGCCGCGCGGCCGAACAGTCGCATGTTAGCGGCCTCAGCCAGATCGGCATCCGCAACGTCTCCTCGACCGCCCGCGACGGTTACGAGGATGCGCGCCAACGCGGCTCGACGATCCTTTCCGTCCGCCAGGCGCGCAAGCTCGGGGTCGAAGGTGTTCTGGCGACCATTCCGGAAGGCGTACGCTACTATGTGACGATCGACATCGACGGTTTCGATCCGTCGATTGCGCCGGGCACTGGCACGCCTAGCCATGGCGGCTTCCTGTATTATGAAGTAATGGAAATGCTCCGGGGCCTTGTGAAGCGCGGCGACGTCGTCGGCATCGACCTCGTCGAGGTGGCCCCGGCCTACGACCCTTCGGGCATCACCGGCTTTCTCGCAGCACAGGTACTCCTGAACTTTCTCGGCTATATCTTCGTCGAACACGAAGCGCGCGGACGCTGA
- a CDS encoding LysR family transcriptional regulator, with translation MVEHGGFTGAQLALAMSQSTISFQINALEERLGFSLCQRGRRGFELTDRGTAVYEYSHSLTSALSAFEMQLGELRSKATGVLRVGIVDATVTDSALGLDDVIHQFIKKASEVDLRITIGSPEQLIAETAKGGIDFAISPRIKLLPGYSQTEFHYEINSLYCSERHPLFSRKLVTKADVEASQMVVRPYANKSELQHFPNAHVGAYASNIEAQAMYILSGHFVGYLPDHMTVTFRQNNRLKALLIPEAQIRSPFVIIAPKHKKASLSQRIFFQELRKRVGSAEKSAGKGQAADAKNKMPKVRGM, from the coding sequence GTGGTCGAGCATGGCGGATTTACCGGAGCACAGCTTGCTTTGGCGATGAGCCAATCGACGATCAGTTTCCAAATCAACGCGTTGGAGGAACGGCTGGGGTTTTCGCTATGCCAACGCGGCAGGCGCGGCTTCGAACTGACCGATAGAGGCACCGCGGTCTATGAATATTCCCATTCGCTGACTTCAGCGCTGTCGGCGTTCGAGATGCAACTGGGCGAACTGCGCTCCAAGGCGACGGGTGTGCTGCGCGTCGGGATCGTCGATGCCACCGTTACCGATTCAGCCCTGGGCCTCGATGACGTCATTCATCAGTTTATCAAGAAAGCCAGCGAAGTCGATCTGCGCATCACCATCGGCTCGCCTGAACAGCTTATCGCGGAAACCGCCAAGGGCGGGATCGACTTCGCGATCTCCCCCCGCATCAAATTGCTGCCCGGCTATTCGCAGACCGAGTTCCATTATGAAATCAACTCGCTCTACTGCAGCGAGCGCCACCCGCTGTTTTCCCGCAAGCTGGTGACAAAGGCTGATGTGGAAGCATCGCAGATGGTGGTGCGCCCTTATGCCAACAAGTCGGAATTGCAGCATTTCCCCAACGCGCATGTCGGCGCCTATGCTTCGAATATCGAGGCGCAGGCAATGTATATCCTGAGCGGCCACTTCGTCGGCTATCTGCCGGATCACATGACCGTCACGTTTAGACAGAACAACCGGCTTAAGGCGCTGCTTATTCCCGAGGCGCAGATCCGCTCGCCCTTCGTCATCATCGCGCCAAAGCACAAGAAAGCGTCGCTGTCGCAGAGGATTTTTTTTCAGGAACTGCGCAAAAGGGTGGGGAGTGCCGAAAAATCGGCCGGAAAAGGGCAAGCCGCCGACGCAAAAAACAAGATGCCCAAGGTACGCGGCATGTAA
- a CDS encoding ABC transporter permease, whose protein sequence is MPRFASTLEFRMLCLAMVLAVILSFISPHFFTERNMFNILDQSVVLGIVAVGMTLVILTGGIDLSVGSVAGVTGIILALLLKEFPIPVAIALAIGCGALIGLFSGVLIAVFGLAPFVVTLGVMAMGRSLAYIVSGQRSISGLPMGLQNIVYTNLLGIPANVIFLIALYLATWAWLTYSKGGRTIYAVGSNIEAARAAGLNTLFYSIFPYVASGALSATAMTFSLAQIMSADPIGGNQLELDAIAAVVIGGASLYGGRGTIFGTLMGVLIMVMIRNGLNLLGVSPFWQGTAIGAIIILALLAERLITWKSRRV, encoded by the coding sequence ATGCCCAGATTCGCCAGCACGCTTGAGTTCCGGATGCTCTGCCTCGCCATGGTGCTTGCGGTGATCCTGTCGTTCATCTCGCCGCACTTCTTCACCGAGCGGAACATGTTCAACATACTCGACCAATCGGTGGTGCTTGGCATAGTTGCCGTCGGCATGACCCTGGTGATCCTGACTGGCGGCATCGACCTTTCCGTCGGGTCGGTCGCGGGCGTGACCGGCATCATCCTCGCCCTACTCCTGAAGGAATTCCCCATTCCGGTGGCGATCGCGCTCGCCATAGGTTGCGGCGCCCTGATCGGGCTTTTCTCCGGCGTTCTCATCGCAGTGTTCGGCCTGGCGCCCTTCGTGGTGACGCTCGGGGTCATGGCGATGGGGCGCAGTCTCGCCTACATCGTGTCGGGACAGCGCTCGATTTCGGGACTGCCCATGGGGCTGCAGAATATCGTCTACACGAACCTGCTGGGCATCCCCGCCAACGTCATCTTCCTCATCGCGCTCTACCTCGCCACCTGGGCGTGGCTGACATATTCCAAGGGCGGGCGAACCATCTACGCGGTCGGCTCGAACATCGAAGCCGCCCGGGCGGCCGGCCTCAACACCCTCTTCTACTCGATCTTTCCCTACGTGGCGTCCGGTGCCCTTTCGGCGACGGCGATGACCTTTTCGCTGGCGCAGATCATGTCGGCTGACCCGATCGGGGGGAACCAGCTTGAACTCGACGCCATCGCGGCCGTGGTCATCGGTGGCGCGAGCCTCTACGGCGGACGAGGCACGATATTCGGCACGCTGATGGGGGTTCTGATCATGGTGATGATCCGCAATGGCCTCAACCTGCTCGGCGTCTCGCCGTTCTGGCAGGGGACCGCCATCGGCGCCATCATCATCCTCGCCTTGCTGGCCGAGCGCCTCATCACCTGGAAATCGCGCCGCGTTTGA
- a CDS encoding substrate-binding domain-containing protein, with amino-acid sequence MLTRRLFATAALAGVVALTGIAGTATAALAESKELVYLTPGLDLAFWRYLSKGIENVATKGGYTYQALDSGNNAQTQLKNAKDAIARGVAGIIISPTDSSTAPAVLDLAKQANIPVVIADIGTDSGDYVSFIISDNYQGANGVGKALAEAMKAAGKQDGSVGIVGISQARLNGQARTKGFKDAMTEAGITKEAGLQQMQTYTADETFKFTQDMTTANPDMKGLFVQTDGPTLGALQAIKAARLTGDVLVAGFDGVPEFVPLLQSGELVVSGMQQPYLMGQESGRAMVDHLGGKTPEKKILVPIKIVTSKNIEQELPTIKETVFANEM; translated from the coding sequence ATGCTGACAAGACGCCTTTTTGCCACCGCAGCCCTCGCGGGCGTTGTCGCGCTGACCGGCATTGCCGGGACGGCGACCGCCGCTCTCGCCGAATCCAAGGAGTTGGTCTATCTGACTCCAGGCCTTGATCTTGCCTTCTGGCGATACCTCTCCAAGGGCATCGAGAATGTCGCAACCAAGGGAGGCTACACCTATCAGGCGCTGGATTCGGGCAACAATGCCCAGACCCAGCTTAAAAATGCCAAGGACGCGATCGCCCGCGGCGTCGCCGGGATCATCATCTCTCCGACAGACAGTTCAACCGCGCCGGCCGTGCTCGATCTCGCCAAGCAGGCAAACATTCCCGTGGTCATCGCCGACATCGGCACGGACAGCGGCGACTATGTGTCCTTCATCATCTCTGACAATTATCAGGGCGCGAACGGCGTCGGCAAAGCGCTGGCCGAGGCAATGAAGGCCGCCGGCAAGCAGGACGGCAGCGTGGGCATTGTCGGCATCAGCCAGGCCCGCCTCAACGGCCAGGCCCGCACCAAGGGCTTCAAGGACGCGATGACAGAGGCTGGCATCACCAAGGAAGCCGGGCTGCAGCAGATGCAGACCTACACCGCGGACGAAACCTTCAAGTTCACGCAGGATATGACGACCGCGAATCCGGACATGAAGGGCCTCTTCGTCCAGACCGACGGCCCGACGCTGGGCGCCTTGCAGGCAATCAAGGCGGCCCGCCTCACCGGCGACGTGCTGGTCGCCGGTTTCGACGGCGTGCCGGAATTCGTGCCGTTGCTGCAGTCGGGCGAACTGGTCGTTTCGGGCATGCAGCAGCCGTATCTGATGGGCCAGGAATCGGGACGCGCGATGGTCGACCATCTCGGCGGCAAGACTCCCGAAAAGAAAATCCTCGTGCCGATCAAGATCGTGACCAGCAAGAACATCGAGCAGGAGCTTCCAACCATCAAGGAAACGGTCTTCGCCAACGAGATGTAA
- a CDS encoding amino acid ABC transporter permease, translated as MFALIQNNLPIMLWGAGMTILVSGVAIILGMPLGLVLCFGLTSKKTWLRCFSRIYQSVWRGTPILVQLLIIYYLLPLIGINVAPILAAILALTLNTIAFQAEIFRGGLLAIPPGQLEAARMVGIRKWAGRQHILVPQILRLVIPSLVNETISILKNSSLVSVIAVTELMRVSQQIVATTYRPFEIYITAAVIYIVINFLLSLIGRMAEQRLAQRA; from the coding sequence ATGTTCGCCCTCATCCAGAACAACCTGCCCATCATGCTCTGGGGCGCGGGCATGACCATCCTGGTGTCGGGCGTCGCCATCATCCTCGGCATGCCGCTCGGCCTCGTCCTGTGCTTCGGCCTCACCTCGAAGAAGACGTGGCTGCGCTGCTTTTCGCGCATCTATCAAAGCGTGTGGCGCGGCACGCCCATCCTCGTGCAGTTGCTGATTATCTATTATCTGCTGCCGCTCATCGGCATCAATGTAGCGCCCATCCTCGCGGCCATCCTCGCGCTGACCCTGAACACGATCGCCTTCCAGGCCGAGATATTTCGCGGCGGACTTTTGGCCATTCCACCAGGGCAACTGGAGGCGGCGCGCATGGTAGGCATACGCAAATGGGCGGGGCGCCAGCATATACTCGTGCCCCAGATATTGCGCCTCGTCATCCCGTCGCTGGTCAATGAGACCATCAGCATCCTGAAAAACTCATCGCTGGTCTCCGTCATCGCGGTGACGGAACTGATGCGGGTAAGCCAGCAGATCGTCGCGACCACCTATCGCCCGTTCGAAATCTACATCACCGCCGCCGTCATCTATATCGTCATCAATTTCCTTCTGTCGCTGATCGGCCGCATGGCCGAGCAACGGCTGGCGCAGAGGGCCTGA
- a CDS encoding FadR/GntR family transcriptional regulator — protein MDLRAILTDDGSALGGVPKHSMKDFVVQKIATFIATGILDVGDPLPSERELAGALSVSRETVRGAILILSTKGILSVAQGTRTVVASTEVGELAVQSARYRDISRYSLDDVHEARLLIEDQVARAAAVRVEAATLETLQKSIEAQEAAIDDPVRFLICDREFHTAIYRAGGNAALADIAADLYSYLLDHRRRAVAQPSSIATSIADHRAILAGLEARDSEAAARAFAVHETRIYTTTKQLLTQSARKG, from the coding sequence ATGGACCTACGAGCGATTCTGACCGACGACGGGAGTGCGCTTGGCGGCGTGCCGAAGCATTCGATGAAGGACTTCGTCGTCCAGAAGATCGCGACATTCATTGCGACCGGCATTCTTGACGTGGGGGACCCGTTGCCAAGCGAGCGTGAACTTGCGGGCGCTTTGTCGGTAAGCCGCGAGACGGTGCGCGGTGCGATCCTAATCCTTTCCACAAAGGGCATCCTTTCCGTCGCCCAAGGCACGCGGACAGTGGTGGCCTCGACGGAAGTCGGGGAACTCGCGGTCCAATCGGCCCGCTATCGCGACATTTCCAGATACAGTCTTGACGACGTGCATGAGGCGCGGTTGCTGATCGAAGATCAGGTGGCGCGGGCCGCGGCTGTCCGGGTTGAAGCCGCGACGCTCGAGACCCTGCAAAAATCGATCGAGGCGCAGGAAGCGGCGATCGACGATCCCGTTCGCTTCCTCATTTGCGATCGCGAATTTCACACGGCCATCTATCGGGCGGGCGGCAATGCCGCGCTGGCGGATATCGCCGCCGATCTCTATTCCTACCTTCTCGACCATCGGCGGCGAGCAGTCGCCCAGCCTTCAAGCATCGCAACGAGCATCGCCGATCACCGTGCCATTCTTGCGGGACTTGAGGCGCGCGATTCCGAGGCGGCCGCAAGGGCCTTCGCGGTCCACGAAACACGCATCTACACCACGACCAAGCAGCTTTTAACGCAATCCGCTCGAAAGGGATAA
- a CDS encoding DUF1989 domain-containing protein, with translation MPTNASNGQVHVIPARQGVATRVAQGQVITVINTHGTQVVDTWAFCADDIAEFMSMEHSRGAMLKVNPKNGDTLCSNRRRPMLTLIQDTSGGVHDTLIAACDRYRYQQLGHVGHHDNCTDNLATALGAVGLTPPETPSPLNLFMNIPVGEDGSVTFEAPVAGPGSYVSMCAEMDLIVAFSACPQDLIPVNGQGCVPTEAHYRIDAKAPRL, from the coding sequence ATGCCAACAAACGCAAGTAACGGTCAGGTTCACGTCATTCCTGCCCGCCAGGGCGTGGCGACGCGCGTTGCCCAAGGCCAGGTGATCACCGTCATCAACACCCACGGCACCCAGGTGGTGGACACCTGGGCCTTCTGCGCCGACGATATCGCGGAATTCATGTCGATGGAGCACAGTCGTGGAGCCATGCTCAAGGTGAACCCGAAGAACGGCGACACGCTGTGCAGCAACAGGCGGCGTCCGATGCTGACCCTGATACAGGACACGTCGGGTGGCGTGCACGATACGCTGATCGCCGCCTGCGACCGCTATCGCTACCAGCAGTTGGGCCATGTCGGGCACCATGACAACTGCACCGACAATCTGGCGACGGCCCTCGGCGCGGTCGGGCTGACGCCACCCGAAACCCCTTCGCCGCTCAACCTGTTCATGAACATTCCCGTCGGCGAAGACGGTTCGGTCACCTTCGAGGCACCGGTGGCGGGACCGGGCTCCTATGTGTCGATGTGCGCGGAAATGGATTTGATCGTCGCGTTCTCAGCCTGCCCCCAGGACCTCATTCCGGTAAACGGTCAAGGCTGCGTTCCAACCGAAGCGCATTATCGGATCGACGCCAAGGCGCCGCGCCTTTAA
- the denD gene encoding D-erythronate dehydrogenase, which yields MHILIIGAGGMIGRKLAAELSRTASLGDRRIDRMTLADVTKPPVPTGDIGFVEAIAADISAPGAAQDLAARRADVIFHLAAIVSGEAERDFEKGYRINMDGTRALFEAIRLEGTRRKYIPRLVFTSSVAVYGAPLPDPIPDDYILAPLTSYGTQKAISELLLADYSRRGFLDGVGIRLPTIVIRPGTPNAAASGFFSGILREPLAGQRSVLPVKETVKHWLASPRSAVAFLIHAAMLDTSALGARRTLNMPGVAATVSDQIAALRRVAGAEAEALIDRTPDEAIEAIIAGWPKSFTPRLATSLGFVAESTVDELIAVYLADDAPRTTP from the coding sequence ATGCATATACTCATCATTGGCGCTGGTGGAATGATCGGCCGCAAACTCGCGGCCGAGCTTTCGCGGACAGCATCGCTTGGAGATCGAAGGATCGACCGGATGACGCTGGCGGACGTGACGAAGCCGCCGGTGCCAACCGGTGACATAGGTTTTGTCGAAGCCATTGCCGCCGATATTTCCGCTCCCGGCGCAGCGCAGGATCTGGCCGCGCGCCGCGCGGATGTGATCTTCCATCTCGCGGCCATCGTGTCCGGCGAAGCGGAACGCGATTTCGAGAAGGGCTATCGCATCAATATGGACGGCACGCGCGCTCTTTTCGAGGCGATCCGGCTGGAAGGAACCCGGCGGAAATATATCCCCAGGCTGGTGTTCACCTCCTCGGTTGCTGTCTATGGCGCGCCTCTGCCCGACCCTATTCCCGACGACTACATCCTTGCCCCGCTGACCAGCTACGGCACCCAGAAGGCGATATCCGAGCTGTTGCTGGCCGACTACTCGCGCCGCGGCTTCCTCGACGGCGTCGGGATACGCCTGCCGACGATCGTCATTCGGCCCGGCACTCCCAACGCGGCAGCCTCGGGCTTCTTCTCCGGCATCCTGCGCGAGCCACTCGCCGGGCAGCGCTCCGTGCTGCCGGTGAAGGAGACCGTCAAGCATTGGCTGGCGAGCCCGCGCTCGGCGGTAGCCTTCCTCATCCATGCCGCGATGCTCGATACATCCGCGCTGGGCGCCCGGCGCACGCTGAACATGCCGGGTGTCGCGGCCACGGTCTCCGACCAGATTGCCGCGCTCCGCCGCGTGGCAGGGGCCGAAGCCGAGGCGTTGATAGACCGCACGCCGGACGAGGCGATCGAGGCCATTATTGCTGGGTGGCCGAAATCCTTCACGCCCAGGCTGGCCACCAGTCTGGGCTTTGTGGCCGAAAGCACGGTCGACGAACTGATCGCGGTTTACCTGGCGGACGACGCCCCTCGAACCACCCCTTGA
- a CDS encoding sugar ABC transporter ATP-binding protein, translated as MVDSSKIPEPLLVARGVTRLFGNAYALSNASIALCRYEICGLLGANGAGKSTLSRIVCGHLPPSSGEILFKGAPLTVGSARDALRSGIALVAQETSLAPDMSVLENIFLPSYAMPGRLSFSQLRHRAQTILSELGHDHVLPLDIEVRRLSAAQRQLVEIAKALALNADLVIFDEPTASLSPIEVDRLFEIMGRLKNSGKALAFVSHRLEEVFAVTDRVTILREGKTVAESVPTAGLTQADVIRHMVGRDIGNVYRKAVSRVTTNEQPVALEVIGLKAPPFVRDVSFTVRRGEILGLGGLVGAGRSESAEAIFGLRHRSRGRVLVGGKEIAPNSPIAAIRAGLGMVAEDRRAQNIVPDMTVGENLFLAQMGKHRGFGRGHSARRKQASELISRLDLPTDRMDANLLHFSGGMQQKIIIARWLLIEPEVLILDEPTKGVDIGTRQAIYELLREVAERGIAVVVISSDFQELLGICERVVVVSDGYTIADLPASRLSEESLTLLAAPRSSAERNTAFLRDLVAGHGGTAFWGLIDDDRFVCLALAEGTPGATMGLAAGHVYLAQETAIPLALGRRQPGIVTENDGRSTLLAPLSNRRGHDLGWIGLSLPAGSRLPDAGALSARIAGLFDTPQDEKIDA; from the coding sequence ATGGTAGACAGCAGCAAGATTCCCGAGCCGCTTCTCGTGGCTCGTGGCGTCACCCGCCTGTTTGGGAACGCCTACGCGCTCAGCAACGCGTCGATAGCGCTCTGCCGGTACGAGATCTGCGGATTGCTGGGCGCGAACGGCGCGGGAAAATCGACGCTGTCACGGATCGTTTGCGGACACCTGCCGCCTTCGTCGGGCGAGATACTCTTCAAGGGTGCTCCCTTGACCGTCGGATCCGCGCGCGACGCGCTGCGTTCCGGCATTGCCCTCGTGGCACAGGAAACCAGCCTGGCGCCCGACATGAGCGTGCTGGAGAATATCTTCCTGCCCAGCTACGCGATGCCGGGCCGTCTGTCTTTCAGCCAGTTGCGACACAGGGCGCAGACCATCCTGTCGGAACTTGGCCACGACCACGTACTGCCACTCGACATCGAGGTGCGCCGGCTCTCGGCAGCGCAACGCCAACTCGTCGAAATAGCCAAGGCGCTGGCCCTCAACGCCGATCTTGTCATCTTCGACGAGCCGACGGCCTCCCTCTCGCCGATCGAGGTTGACCGGCTGTTCGAGATCATGGGGCGGCTGAAAAACAGCGGGAAGGCACTCGCCTTCGTGTCGCATCGGCTCGAGGAGGTCTTCGCAGTCACCGATCGCGTCACAATCCTGCGCGAGGGCAAGACCGTGGCCGAAAGCGTGCCCACGGCGGGGCTCACGCAGGCCGACGTCATCCGCCACATGGTGGGACGCGACATCGGAAATGTGTATCGAAAGGCCGTCTCGCGAGTGACCACTAACGAGCAGCCGGTGGCTCTGGAGGTAATTGGGCTCAAAGCCCCGCCTTTCGTGCGTGACGTCTCGTTCACGGTGCGCAGGGGTGAAATTCTCGGCCTCGGCGGGCTTGTCGGAGCTGGACGCTCGGAGAGCGCCGAAGCGATATTCGGACTGCGCCACCGCAGCCGCGGGCGCGTCCTTGTCGGCGGCAAGGAGATTGCCCCCAACAGCCCTATCGCGGCAATCCGCGCCGGTCTCGGAATGGTCGCCGAGGACCGGCGGGCCCAGAACATCGTGCCCGACATGACGGTCGGCGAAAATCTCTTCCTCGCCCAGATGGGCAAGCACAGGGGTTTCGGGCGAGGCCATTCGGCGCGCCGCAAGCAGGCCAGCGAGCTGATTTCGCGTCTCGACCTTCCGACCGACCGCATGGATGCAAACCTTCTGCACTTCTCCGGCGGCATGCAGCAGAAGATCATTATCGCGCGCTGGCTGCTGATCGAGCCCGAAGTGCTCATCCTCGACGAGCCTACGAAAGGCGTCGACATAGGGACACGCCAGGCAATCTACGAACTGCTGCGCGAGGTGGCCGAAAGGGGGATAGCCGTAGTCGTGATCTCCTCAGATTTCCAGGAATTACTGGGGATCTGCGAGCGGGTCGTCGTGGTGAGTGACGGCTATACCATCGCCGACCTGCCCGCCTCGCGACTGAGCGAAGAGAGCCTGACGCTGCTCGCCGCGCCCCGAAGCTCAGCCGAGCGCAACACGGCATTCCTGCGCGATCTTGTCGCCGGCCATGGCGGCACGGCATTTTGGGGATTGATCGACGACGACCGGTTCGTCTGCCTCGCCCTCGCCGAGGGTACGCCGGGTGCAACGATGGGACTCGCGGCCGGGCATGTCTATCTTGCGCAGGAGACGGCAATCCCCCTCGCGCTTGGAAGGCGTCAACCCGGCATCGTGACCGAGAATGACGGCCGCTCTACCTTGCTTGCACCACTGTCCAATCGCCGAGGGCACGATCTGGGATGGATCGGGCTCAGCCTGCCGGCCGGCTCCAGGCTGCCGGACGCCGGGGCCCTGTCGGCCCGGATCGCCGGCCTGTTCGATACACCTCAAGACGAAAAGATCGACGCATGA